A window of the Blattabacterium cuenoti genome harbors these coding sequences:
- a CDS encoding GH3 auxin-responsive promoter family protein → MIKYLSGYFTPAFLKRRIKNIELFMRYPIEIQNQLINQLILYAKNTEFGKKYGFRDIKKYQQFSERIPICKYSDLQFFIKRIRKGEKNILWPGEVKWFARSSGTTNTRSKYIPVTKSSMNTCHYKAGKDMLSVYIHNHPKTKIFFGKAVRLGGSYELYRKYNTFYGDLSSILIKNMPFWVENICVPKKKIALMSEWEKKLENLVKDTGDKDVRILLGVCSWLLIFLNKLLKEFNKKKINEIWPNIEVIFHGGVSLRPYINQYDKLFDKSINYYDVYSASEGFFAIQDQKNVEDLLLLLNHGIFYEFIPTEEINNTNPKIFSIDKVELNKNYALVISTNAGLWRYIVGDTVRFTSLSPYRISISGRTTHYINSFGEELIVEHAEKALNKTCIKTNSIIREYTAGPVFMNHMNKKNSGAHEWIIEFERTPINLFDFRNILDNELKSLNSDYEIKRYKNIVLGPPIIYVARNGLFYDWLKKHKKLGGQNKIPRLSNDRRYIDSIIKMEKNRG, encoded by the coding sequence ATGATCAAGTATTTATCTGGATACTTTACTCCTGCATTCCTTAAGAGAAGAATTAAAAACATAGAGTTATTTATGCGTTATCCGATAGAAATACAAAATCAATTAATCAATCAACTTATTTTATATGCAAAAAATACAGAGTTTGGAAAAAAATACGGATTTCGTGACATAAAAAAATATCAACAATTTTCTGAAAGAATTCCTATATGTAAATATTCTGATTTACAATTTTTTATTAAAAGAATTCGTAAAGGAGAAAAAAATATATTATGGCCAGGAGAAGTAAAATGGTTTGCCAGATCTTCTGGTACGACTAATACAAGAAGCAAGTATATTCCTGTTACTAAATCATCTATGAATACATGTCATTATAAAGCAGGAAAAGATATGTTATCCGTTTATATTCATAATCATCCTAAAACAAAAATTTTTTTCGGAAAAGCAGTTCGTTTAGGTGGAAGTTACGAATTATATAGAAAATATAACACATTTTATGGTGATTTATCTTCCATTTTAATTAAAAATATGCCTTTTTGGGTTGAAAATATTTGTGTACCTAAAAAAAAAATAGCCTTAATGAGTGAATGGGAAAAAAAATTAGAAAACCTGGTAAAAGATACAGGAGATAAAGACGTTAGAATTTTATTAGGTGTTTGTTCTTGGCTGCTGATTTTCTTGAATAAATTATTGAAAGAATTTAACAAAAAAAAAATAAATGAAATATGGCCTAATATAGAGGTAATATTTCATGGAGGAGTAAGTTTAAGACCTTATATAAATCAATATGATAAATTATTTGATAAATCTATAAATTATTACGATGTATACAGTGCATCAGAAGGTTTTTTTGCTATACAAGATCAAAAAAATGTTGAAGATCTTTTGTTATTATTAAATCATGGTATATTTTATGAATTTATTCCTACAGAAGAGATAAATAATACGAATCCTAAAATATTTTCTATTGATAAAGTAGAATTAAACAAAAATTATGCACTTGTCATTTCTACCAATGCAGGATTATGGAGATACATAGTTGGAGATACTGTTAGGTTTACAAGTTTATCTCCATATAGAATTTCTATTTCAGGAAGAACAACTCATTATATTAATTCTTTTGGAGAGGAATTAATTGTTGAACATGCAGAAAAAGCTTTAAATAAAACTTGTATCAAAACAAATTCCATTATTCGTGAATATACTGCAGGGCCTGTGTTTATGAATCATATGAATAAAAAAAATTCTGGAGCTCATGAATGGATTATAGAATTTGAAAGAACACCGATTAATTTATTTGATTTTAGGAACATTTTGGATAATGAATTAAAATCTTTGAATTCAGATTATGAAATTAAACGATATAAAAACATTGTTTTAGGTCCTCCTATTATATATGTAGCTAGAAATGGGTTATTTTATGATTGGCTAAAAAAACATAAAAAATTAGGTGGACAAAATAAAATTCCTCGTTTATCTAATGATAGAAGATATATTGATTCCATTATAAAAATGGAAAAAAATAGAGGTTAG
- the rpsO gene encoding 30S ribosomal protein S15, translating to MKKKKEIFKTYGTSVYDTGSSKAQIALFTYRINHLNNHLKNNKKDFNTERALVKMVGKRKKLLKYIEKHDIKNYKNIIKHLGLRK from the coding sequence ATGAAAAAAAAAAAAGAAATATTTAAAACTTACGGAACATCTGTTTACGATACAGGTTCTTCTAAAGCTCAAATTGCTTTATTTACTTATCGTATTAATCATTTAAACAATCATCTCAAAAATAATAAAAAGGATTTTAACACAGAAAGAGCTTTGGTAAAAATGGTGGGAAAAAGAAAAAAATTACTAAAATATATAGAGAAACATGATATCAAAAATTATAAAAATATAATTAAACATTTAGGATTAAGGAAATAA
- a CDS encoding polyribonucleotide nucleotidyltransferase → MPDIVKETISMENGRTIIIETGRLAKQADGAVVVREKNTMLLATVVVSKETKNEINFLPLTVDYREKYYAGGKIPGGFIKREGRPSDEEILTMRLVDRVLRPSFPDSFKKEIQIMISLLSYDKTVLPDGLAGLAASTALLVAGIPFNGPISEIRIIRLNEKFIINPSLDQLKEADIDLIVGASNHSILMIEGEMKEIKEDEFLKTLIIAHEAIKLQIEAQIRLVNKLSKNRLFFFDDQVSVNFSQENKRLKKELFLFSHDKIENIYQNFLDKKTRSIQEKIVLNDFKKNFLTEEQIEKKEAIIEQFFEEIRKNIIRNLVLKKGVRLDGRTSKQIRLISSFVDYLPGVHGSALFSRGETQSLTTVTLGSSLDANKIDNVIMENQEKFYLHYNFPPFSTGEIRSIRGVSRREVGHGNLAQRALKNIIPNNPYTIRVVSDILESNGSSSMATVCAASLALMDAGIPIKNPVSGIAMGLFMENEKKVIISDIIGEEDYFGDLDFKITGTKYGITACQMDVKTTQGVTFELINKILIQALEGRIFILKKMLETLPEYRKKIKPHAPKIYTFNIPKNFIGSVIGTGGKVIQEIQSCTNTNILIEEKGDSGYIEIIGNDDEKIEKAINRIKEIAFVPELGKIYKAKVKSIKDFGAFVEISKGVEGLLHISEIGWKRLKNIEEEFHIGDIIDVKFMGMDERNKKMKLSRKILLPRPGKKNE, encoded by the coding sequence ATGCCAGATATAGTAAAAGAAACCATATCTATGGAAAATGGTCGTACTATCATTATAGAAACAGGAAGATTAGCAAAACAAGCAGATGGAGCAGTTGTCGTCCGTGAAAAAAATACGATGCTTTTGGCAACTGTAGTTGTATCTAAAGAAACAAAAAATGAAATCAATTTTTTGCCTTTGACAGTAGATTATAGAGAAAAATATTATGCTGGAGGTAAAATTCCTGGAGGTTTTATTAAAAGGGAGGGAAGACCTTCTGACGAAGAAATTCTTACAATGAGATTAGTAGATCGTGTTTTAAGGCCATCATTTCCAGATTCTTTTAAAAAAGAAATACAAATTATGATTTCGTTACTTTCATATGATAAAACTGTTTTACCAGATGGATTAGCTGGATTAGCTGCATCAACAGCTTTATTAGTTGCAGGTATCCCTTTTAATGGCCCTATATCAGAAATACGTATTATACGTTTAAATGAAAAATTCATTATTAATCCTAGTTTAGATCAGTTAAAAGAAGCGGATATAGATTTGATAGTAGGAGCTTCAAATCATTCTATTCTTATGATAGAAGGGGAAATGAAGGAAATAAAAGAAGATGAATTTTTAAAAACTTTGATTATAGCTCATGAAGCTATAAAACTACAAATAGAAGCTCAAATCCGTTTAGTTAATAAACTATCAAAAAATCGTCTTTTTTTCTTTGATGATCAAGTATCAGTGAATTTTTCACAAGAAAATAAAAGATTAAAAAAAGAACTTTTTTTATTTTCACATGATAAAATTGAAAATATTTATCAAAATTTTCTAGATAAAAAAACTAGATCTATTCAAGAAAAAATTGTACTAAATGATTTTAAAAAAAATTTTTTAACAGAAGAACAAATAGAGAAAAAAGAAGCTATTATTGAACAATTTTTTGAAGAAATTAGAAAAAATATAATTAGAAATTTAGTTCTAAAAAAAGGAGTACGATTAGATGGTCGAACTAGTAAACAAATACGTTTAATATCTAGTTTTGTTGATTATTTACCTGGAGTACATGGTTCTGCTTTATTTTCAAGAGGAGAAACACAATCTTTAACTACAGTCACATTAGGATCATCTTTAGATGCTAATAAGATTGATAATGTTATTATGGAAAATCAGGAGAAATTCTATTTACATTACAATTTTCCACCTTTTTCAACAGGAGAAATCCGTTCTATCAGAGGTGTATCTAGACGTGAAGTTGGTCATGGTAATTTAGCTCAACGTGCATTAAAAAATATTATCCCCAATAATCCATATACAATTCGTGTTGTTTCCGATATTTTAGAATCTAATGGATCATCTTCTATGGCTACAGTTTGTGCTGCCAGTTTAGCATTAATGGATGCAGGGATCCCTATAAAAAATCCTGTTTCCGGAATTGCTATGGGTTTGTTTATGGAAAATGAAAAAAAAGTAATTATATCAGATATAATAGGAGAAGAAGATTATTTTGGAGATTTAGATTTCAAAATAACAGGAACTAAATATGGAATTACAGCTTGTCAAATGGATGTGAAAACAACGCAAGGAGTAACATTCGAGCTCATAAACAAAATTTTAATACAAGCTTTAGAAGGCCGTATTTTTATTTTAAAAAAAATGTTAGAAACTTTACCTGAATATAGAAAAAAAATAAAACCTCATGCTCCAAAAATATATACTTTTAATATTCCAAAAAATTTTATAGGTTCGGTTATAGGTACAGGTGGAAAAGTAATTCAAGAAATACAATCATGTACAAATACAAATATACTAATTGAAGAAAAAGGAGATTCCGGTTACATTGAAATCATTGGAAATGATGATGAAAAAATAGAAAAAGCTATCAATAGAATTAAAGAAATAGCTTTTGTTCCTGAATTAGGAAAAATTTATAAAGCAAAAGTAAAATCTATAAAAGATTTTGGTGCTTTTGTTGAAATATCTAAAGGAGTTGAAGGGTTGCTACATATTTCTGAAATAGGATGGAAAAGATTAAAAAATATAGAAGAAGAATTCCATATAGGAGATATTATTGATGTTAAATTTATGGGAATGGATGAAAGAAATAAAAAAATGAAACTATCTAGAAAAATACTTTTACCCCGTCCTGGAAAAAAAAATGAATAA
- a CDS encoding sigma-70 family RNA polymerase sigma factor: MRQLKITKQVTNRESESLDKYLHEIGKIPLLTPEEEVEYARRAREGDGTAIDKLVNANLRFVVSVAKQYQNQGLSLCDLINEGNLGLIKGILRFDETRGFKCISYVVWWIRQAILQAIAEQSRSIRQPTNKLALLNKILKTLAQLEQELQRTPSAREIAEYLNMNEKDVEESIKNSGRHVSMDAPLIEGEDSNLYDLVRSDESPRPDEHLEKESLRKDIRRILETLSERERRVIILHFGLNGSPPMTLEEVGQSCDLTRERVRQIESIALKRLKHSSRSKILKPYLG, translated from the coding sequence ATGAGACAACTTAAAATTACTAAACAAGTAACAAATCGTGAATCTGAATCGTTAGATAAATATCTTCATGAAATAGGAAAAATTCCATTATTAACTCCAGAAGAAGAAGTAGAATATGCTCGTAGAGCAAGAGAAGGGGATGGAACTGCTATAGATAAGCTTGTTAATGCCAATTTACGTTTTGTTGTCTCTGTTGCGAAACAGTATCAAAATCAAGGTTTAAGTTTATGTGATTTAATTAATGAAGGTAATTTAGGTTTGATAAAAGGAATATTACGTTTTGATGAAACAAGAGGTTTTAAATGCATATCGTACGTTGTTTGGTGGATTAGACAAGCTATTTTACAAGCTATTGCAGAACAATCACGTTCTATTAGGCAACCTACAAATAAATTAGCTTTACTAAACAAAATACTGAAAACTCTTGCTCAATTAGAACAAGAATTGCAAAGAACTCCTTCTGCCAGAGAAATAGCAGAATATTTAAATATGAATGAGAAAGATGTTGAAGAATCTATAAAGAACTCAGGAAGACATGTTTCAATGGATGCTCCATTGATAGAAGGAGAAGATTCTAATCTATATGATTTAGTTCGATCTGATGAATCTCCTCGTCCAGACGAACATTTAGAAAAAGAATCTTTACGTAAAGATATAAGAAGGATTTTAGAAACTTTAAGTGAAAGAGAACGTAGGGTTATAATTTTACATTTTGGATTAAATGGATCTCCCCCTATGACTTTAGAAGAAGTAGGTCAATCTTGCGATTTAACAAGAGAACGTGTCAGACAAATTGAAAGCATAGCTTTAAAAAGACTAAAACATTCTTCTAGAAGCAAAATATTAAAACCTTATTTAGGATAA
- the tpiA gene encoding triose-phosphate isomerase: MRKKTVIANWKMNYDFHETTSFIRNFLKFVFERKINHNKEIIIAPSFPFLHISNQILQGTTLNIAAQNIYQKDEGAYTGEVSAPMLKSIGVQKVILGHSERREFFFEKNNVLLEKIKIALKYSFNIIFCVGESSIERSNNQQFEVVKNQLKETVFHCSSDEIKFFHIAYEPVWAIGTGTTATFEQVQTMHEFIRSLFFKKYGENISNKISILYGGSINDFNAKNFFSQKDIDGGLVGKSSLELEKFLKIVES; this comes from the coding sequence ATGAGAAAAAAGACAGTCATTGCAAATTGGAAAATGAATTATGACTTTCATGAAACAACTTCTTTTATTAGAAATTTTTTAAAATTTGTTTTTGAGAGAAAAATAAATCATAATAAAGAAATCATTATCGCTCCTTCTTTTCCTTTTTTACATATTTCAAATCAAATTTTACAAGGGACTACTCTAAATATTGCGGCTCAAAATATTTATCAAAAGGATGAAGGGGCCTATACAGGAGAAGTATCTGCTCCTATGTTAAAATCTATAGGAGTTCAAAAAGTTATACTAGGACATAGTGAACGTAGAGAGTTTTTTTTTGAAAAAAATAATGTTTTGTTAGAAAAAATAAAAATAGCATTAAAATATAGTTTTAATATTATTTTTTGTGTAGGAGAATCATCTATCGAAAGGTCTAACAATCAACAATTTGAAGTAGTTAAAAATCAATTAAAAGAAACTGTTTTTCATTGTTCTTCAGATGAAATTAAATTTTTTCATATAGCATATGAACCTGTATGGGCAATTGGAACAGGAACAACCGCTACATTTGAACAAGTTCAGACGATGCATGAATTTATTCGTTCTTTATTTTTTAAAAAATATGGAGAAAATATTTCTAATAAAATATCTATTTTATATGGAGGAAGTATTAATGATTTTAATGCAAAAAATTTTTTTTCTCAAAAGGATATAGATGGAGGTCTTGTAGGTAAATCGTCTTTGGAGCTTGAAAAATTTTTGAAAATAGTTGAATCTTAG
- a CDS encoding DUF1599 domain-containing protein translates to MNFSSIDFIIQKCRKLFLEKLKDYGLSWKLFHNYSIIDQVLIKVIRIKNIQSKGFQKIQKEKITDTYIDIVNYLIIILIKLDVYFISNFHKISHNDVIFIYNEKLKKIKNYIYVDKTSNKFSINFVLERISFLKRNREKILFKELEKFCFKILVEIIFLLRKNL, encoded by the coding sequence ATGAATTTTTCTTCTATTGATTTTATTATTCAAAAATGTAGGAAACTTTTTTTAGAAAAATTAAAAGATTATGGATTATCATGGAAATTATTTCATAATTATTCTATAATAGATCAAGTTTTGATTAAAGTAATTCGAATCAAGAATATTCAATCAAAAGGATTTCAAAAAATTCAAAAAGAAAAAATAACAGATACATATATAGATATCGTAAATTATTTAATAATTATATTAATCAAATTGGATGTTTATTTTATATCAAATTTCCATAAAATATCACACAATGATGTGATTTTTATATATAATGAAAAATTGAAAAAAATAAAAAATTATATATATGTGGACAAAACTTCAAATAAGTTTTCTATAAATTTTGTTTTAGAAAGAATTTCTTTCTTGAAAAGAAATAGAGAAAAAATTTTATTCAAAGAATTAGAAAAATTTTGTTTTAAAATATTAGTCGAAATCATTTTTCTACTAAGAAAAAATTTATAA
- the folP gene encoding dihydropteroate synthase, producing the protein MTINCAGTLLHLKEPKVMGIVNLTPDSFYNGGKLYSEYSILKHVETLLNEGSDFIDIGGCSTRPGSKSVTEKEELKRVIKPICTIIKNFPNIKISIDTFRSEVARIAVEEGAIMINDISGGKLDKNMFPLLGKLKIPYVLNHMKGLPENMQKHPFYHESIIIEINNFFSEKIYYLKKHGIQDIILDPGFGFGKTIEQNFQLLKHLSLLGFQDHPILVGVSRKSMIKFILKTSYEKSLNATSIIHTIALLNGSKFLRVHDVKEAVECIKLVQYYKKIL; encoded by the coding sequence ATGACAATTAATTGTGCAGGGACTTTATTGCATTTAAAAGAACCAAAAGTAATGGGAATAGTTAATTTAACTCCAGATTCGTTTTATAATGGGGGAAAATTATATTCTGAATATAGTATACTAAAACATGTAGAAACATTATTAAATGAAGGTTCTGATTTTATAGATATTGGAGGCTGTTCCACACGACCAGGGTCCAAATCAGTAACGGAAAAAGAAGAACTCAAGAGAGTTATAAAACCAATTTGTACTATCATAAAAAATTTTCCGAATATTAAGATATCTATAGATACCTTTCGCAGTGAAGTAGCTAGAATAGCGGTGGAAGAAGGGGCTATAATGATAAATGATATATCAGGAGGAAAATTAGATAAAAATATGTTTCCTTTGCTAGGAAAACTAAAAATTCCATATGTATTAAATCATATGAAAGGTCTCCCTGAAAATATGCAGAAACATCCATTTTATCATGAAAGTATAATAATAGAAATCAATAATTTTTTTTCTGAAAAAATTTACTATTTAAAAAAACATGGAATTCAAGATATCATTTTAGATCCTGGATTTGGTTTTGGAAAAACAATAGAACAAAATTTTCAATTATTAAAACACCTGTCTCTATTAGGATTTCAAGATCATCCAATTTTAGTTGGTGTTTCTAGAAAGTCTATGATCAAATTCATTTTAAAAACTTCTTATGAAAAATCATTAAATGCTACCTCCATTATTCATACTATAGCACTTTTAAATGGATCAAAATTTTTACGTGTACATGATGTTAAAGAAGCTGTAGAATGCATTAAATTAGTACAATATTATAAAAAAATTTTATAA
- a CDS encoding diadenylate cyclase yields MRKAFFSLLHLLKISFIDILDIFLVTIILFQVYRLVYRTAALNIFYGIIATFIFWKVVEIYKMKLLSIVISAFFKGGFLALIIVFQPEIRKFLLIVGSKIFFKKFIFSLFKKSGVSIKTETIDSIVNACAIFSGDKTGVLIVIQLHQDLKEFIQNGDEMDAKVNISILESIFYKNSPLHDGAVVIIGNKIIKTRAILPVSYNKEIPSRLGLRHRAAIGLSEKTDAICLVISEETGYISYIKDQKRTIITNINNLKMKLEEDLL; encoded by the coding sequence TTGCGTAAAGCTTTTTTTTCATTATTACATTTATTGAAAATTTCTTTCATTGATATTTTAGATATTTTTCTGGTAACCATTATTCTGTTTCAAGTATACAGATTGGTTTACAGAACTGCTGCTTTAAATATTTTTTACGGTATCATTGCAACTTTTATTTTTTGGAAAGTAGTAGAAATCTATAAAATGAAACTTCTTAGCATTGTTATAAGTGCTTTTTTTAAAGGAGGTTTTTTAGCTTTAATCATTGTATTTCAACCAGAAATTAGAAAATTTCTTCTCATAGTCGGAAGCAAAATTTTTTTTAAAAAATTTATATTTTCTCTATTTAAAAAATCAGGAGTTTCAATTAAAACTGAAACTATAGATAGTATTGTGAATGCTTGTGCTATTTTTTCTGGAGATAAAACAGGAGTTTTAATCGTCATTCAATTGCATCAGGATTTAAAAGAATTTATTCAAAATGGAGATGAAATGGATGCTAAAGTTAATATTTCTATTTTAGAAAGCATTTTTTATAAAAATAGCCCATTACATGATGGAGCAGTAGTTATTATAGGAAATAAAATAATAAAAACAAGAGCTATTCTTCCTGTTTCTTACAATAAAGAAATTCCATCTCGTCTGGGGTTACGACACAGAGCTGCCATTGGATTATCTGAAAAAACGGACGCTATATGTCTTGTTATATCCGAAGAAACAGGTTATATATCTTATATAAAAGATCAAAAAAGAACTATCATCACTAATATTAATAATTTAAAAATGAAACTTGAAGAGGATTTACTATAA
- a CDS encoding UDP-N-acetylmuramoyl-tripeptide--D-alanyl-D-alanine ligase, translating to MDIQSIYQLYSISSGIEINSKKVKKGSIFIALKGKNFDGNQFAYEAILNGAILAIVDDKRYAFDEKIIFVYNTLYFLHELAMYHRHRLYHVPIIAITGSNGKTTTKELIKVILAKKYKKVHSTINNFNNHIGIPLTILSMPMDTQISVIEIGANHEKEIEKMCRIVNPDYGYITNFGKAHLEGFKNLEGIIRSKLELYDFLKKNNKVIFINGDDPIQLSNSMETNRYIFSGTKKKKTDINIEYSWKKNTTKSVLYIKNIEIVSPLIGNYNLYNIASAITIGTYFKVPLKKMKEAVEEYIPNNYRSQIFMKNNVKIIIDCYNANPTSMIEALTFFNNIQGYKIVILGDMLELGSFSNNEHEKIISFIKKSDINIAFLIGNIFFNTKKTSFKIKKFINKKNFVEWFKKSSLQKTDYILIKGSRKIGLESLICLI from the coding sequence ATGGATATTCAAAGTATATATCAATTGTATTCTATCTCTTCTGGTATAGAAATAAATAGCAAAAAAGTTAAAAAAGGATCTATTTTTATAGCTTTAAAAGGAAAAAATTTTGATGGAAATCAATTTGCATATGAAGCAATTTTAAATGGAGCTATACTAGCTATAGTCGATGATAAAAGATATGCTTTTGACGAAAAAATTATTTTCGTCTACAATACATTATATTTTTTGCATGAATTAGCAATGTATCATAGACATAGATTATATCACGTCCCTATTATAGCAATCACTGGAAGTAATGGAAAAACGACGACAAAAGAACTGATTAAAGTTATTCTTGCTAAGAAATATAAAAAAGTTCATTCCACCATAAATAATTTCAATAATCATATAGGAATTCCATTAACTATACTTTCTATGCCCATGGATACACAAATATCTGTAATAGAAATTGGAGCGAATCATGAAAAAGAAATAGAAAAAATGTGTCGGATTGTAAATCCAGATTATGGATATATTACAAATTTTGGAAAAGCTCATTTAGAAGGATTTAAAAATTTAGAAGGAATCATACGTAGCAAGTTAGAGTTATATGATTTTTTAAAAAAAAATAATAAAGTGATATTTATCAATGGAGATGATCCTATACAATTATCTAATAGTATGGAAACGAACAGATATATTTTTTCAGGAACAAAAAAAAAAAAAACAGATATAAATATTGAATATTCATGGAAAAAAAATACTACAAAATCTGTTTTATATATTAAAAATATAGAAATTGTTTCTCCTTTAATAGGAAATTACAATTTATATAATATAGCTTCTGCTATAACTATTGGAACATATTTCAAAGTTCCCTTAAAAAAAATGAAAGAAGCAGTAGAAGAATACATTCCTAATAATTATCGTTCTCAAATTTTTATGAAAAATAATGTAAAAATTATTATAGATTGTTATAATGCAAATCCGACTAGTATGATAGAAGCTCTTACCTTTTTTAACAATATACAAGGATACAAAATCGTAATATTAGGAGATATGTTAGAATTAGGGTCATTTTCAAACAATGAACATGAAAAAATTATTTCTTTTATAAAAAAAAGTGACATTAACATTGCTTTTTTAATTGGAAACATTTTTTTTAATACTAAAAAAACGTCTTTTAAAATAAAAAAATTTATCAACAAAAAAAATTTTGTTGAATGGTTTAAAAAATCTTCTCTCCAAAAGACAGATTATATTCTTATTAAAGGATCTAGAAAAATTGGATTAGAAAGTCTTATTTGTTTAATTTAA
- the pdhA gene encoding pyruvate dehydrogenase (acetyl-transferring) E1 component subunit alpha gives MKEITTKTYIKWFKDMSFWRKFEDKCRSLYLKQKIRGFLHLYNGQEAIPAGLTHAMDLSKDKIITAYRCHILPISMGVNPKKVMAELLGKKTGTSHGMGGSMHIFSRKHRFYGGHGIVGGQIPLGAGIAFADKYFNRKAVTITIMGDGAVRQGSLHETFNMSMLWKLPVVFICENNKYAMGTSVKRSSNIEEIYKIGESYGIPSYPVDGMDPKKVAQEAYSAIERARKGKGSTFLDVKTYRYRGHSMSDSELYRSKEEVHLYKKKDPILKLKNIIIQNEWETIENLNAIENEVKKKVESCVEFAERSDFPSLEEMYNVVYYETNYPFIDK, from the coding sequence ATGAAGGAAATTACCACAAAAACCTATATTAAGTGGTTCAAAGATATGTCTTTTTGGAGGAAATTTGAGGACAAATGTCGTTCTCTATACTTAAAACAAAAAATTAGAGGGTTTTTACATTTGTATAATGGACAAGAAGCCATCCCAGCTGGATTAACTCATGCAATGGACTTGTCTAAAGATAAAATTATAACCGCTTACAGATGTCATATATTGCCTATTTCTATGGGAGTCAATCCAAAAAAAGTAATGGCGGAACTTTTAGGAAAAAAAACAGGAACTTCTCATGGAATGGGGGGATCTATGCATATATTTAGCAGAAAACATCGTTTTTATGGTGGACATGGAATTGTAGGTGGACAAATCCCCCTAGGAGCTGGAATTGCTTTTGCTGATAAATATTTTAATAGAAAAGCAGTAACCATAACTATTATGGGAGATGGGGCTGTAAGACAAGGGTCTTTACATGAAACATTTAATATGTCTATGCTGTGGAAACTTCCTGTTGTCTTTATATGTGAAAATAATAAATATGCAATGGGAACTTCTGTAAAAAGAAGCAGTAATATAGAAGAAATTTATAAAATAGGAGAGTCATATGGAATTCCTTCTTATCCTGTGGATGGAATGGATCCAAAAAAAGTAGCACAAGAAGCTTATTCTGCTATAGAAAGAGCTAGAAAAGGAAAAGGTTCTACTTTTTTAGATGTTAAAACGTATAGATATAGAGGTCATTCCATGTCTGATTCTGAATTATATCGTAGTAAAGAAGAAGTTCATTTGTACAAAAAAAAAGATCCAATTTTAAAATTAAAAAATATTATCATACAGAATGAATGGGAAACTATAGAAAATTTAAATGCAATAGAAAATGAAGTTAAAAAAAAGGTAGAATCCTGTGTTGAATTTGCAGAAAGATCAGATTTTCCTTCTTTAGAAGAAATGTATAATGTAGTTTATTATGAAACAAATTATCCTTTTATAGATAAATAA